The following are encoded in a window of Palaemon carinicauda isolate YSFRI2023 chromosome 31, ASM3689809v2, whole genome shotgun sequence genomic DNA:
- the LOC137624919 gene encoding uncharacterized protein, protein MRKRFYVPSYFSVAKRNLKECVFCHRFKSRTISINQSHYRKWRVSPPNVPFRYLFMDFIGPLSVKQQGEKGKIYLLCITCMWSRAVNLIICLDLSVKEFLGAFQIHYFQFGIPEYCISDPGSQLVSASNIIIDYIKDHETRSYFQRNGVQSLKFDQFVKGHSQLGSMVEVCVKLVKRLIYGAIGKNVLEYHDFEFLIQQVIHLVNRRPIAFKEASRDQIGDDIPEPITPENLIHGYDLISVNIIPELHGGRDPDWIPENYSQSKFKKDYNQLQKVRNNLVKLYQEEFIANLIHQAIDVPGRYKPVTHNKISPGDMVLLKENFTKPNDYPMGVVKEIITNTLGEVTGATILKGKTQELVKRHSSVIIPLLTRKDEIPNNSKVDVQESQVPKDTRGKRQAAIDSSERTRKILEA, encoded by the coding sequence ATGAGAAAGCGATTTTACGTACCGTCATATTTTTCAGTGGCTAAGAGAAACCTTAAAGAATGTGTTTTTTGTCATAGGTTTAAGTCAAGAACCATCAGTATTAATCAATCTCACTACAGGAAATGGAGAGTGTCACCACCTAATGTcccctttagatatttatttatggatttcattggaccattgagcgttaaacaacagggtgagaaaggaaaaatctatctactatgtatcacttgtatgtggagtagagcagttaatttgattatttgtttagatctttctGTTAAAGAATTTCTTGGAGCCTTTCAGATTCATTATTTCCAGTTTGGAATCCCTGAATATTGTATTAGTGACCCAGGCTCCCAATTAGTCTCTGCCTCTAATATAATTATTGACTACATCAAAGATCATGAGACTCGGTCATATTTTCAACGCAATGGGGTCCAATCTTTAAAGTTTGACCAATTTGTCAAAGGTCATAGTCAGTTAGGTTCGATGGTGGAAGTATGTGTTAAACTTGTTAAAAGATTGATCTATGGAGCTATTGGTAAGAATGTTTTGGAATACCATGATTTTGAGTTCTTAATTCAACAAGTCATTCATTTAGTCAATCGTAGGCCAATAGCATTTAAAGAAGCATCAAGAGATCAGATCGGCGATGACATTCCAGAACCTATCACCCCAGAAAATTTGATTCACGGGTATGATCTGATatcggttaatataattcccgaattGCATGGGGGGAGAGACCCTGACTGGATTCCTGAAAATTATTCTCAATCAAAGTTTAAGAAAGATTACAATCAATTGCAAAAGGTGAGAAACAATTTAGTTAAACTATATCAGGAAGAATTTATTGCTAATCTAATACATCAAGCTATAGATGTCCCTGGTAGATACAAACCAGTCACTCATAATAAGATCTCACCTGGAGATATGGTACTACTTAAAGAAAATTTCACTAAGCCAAATGACTACCCGATGGGCGTTGTAAAAGAGATTATTACAAATACTTTGGGTGAGGTTACTGGTGCCACTATCCTTAAAGGGAAAACCCAAGAACTTGTGAAGAGACATTCGTCAGTCATTATCCCACTTCTCACCCGGAAAGATGAAATTCCGAATAATTCTAAGGTTGATGTACAGGAGTCTCAAGTACCCAAGGATACTAGAGGTAAACGCCAGGCTGCTATTGACAGCTCGGAGCGGACTAGAAAAATCTTGGAAGCTTAA